The DNA region GCTCGACCTCGAGGTCGGAGAGCGCGGTGCGGCAGTCCGGGCACCAGTTGATGAGCTTCTTCTCCCGGTAGATGAGCCCCTCCTCGTGCAGGCGCACGAACACCTCGCGCACCGCCCGGGAGAGCCCCTCGTCCATGGTGAAGCGCTCGCGCTGCCAGTCGAGCGAGGCGCCCAGCGCCTTGTGCTGCTCGCCGATGCGCGACCCGTACTGCTCCTTCCACGCCCAGACGCGCTCCAGGAACGCCTCGCGCCCGAGGTCGTGCCGGCTCTTCTTCTCGGCCTTCTTCAGCTCCTTCTCGACGATCATCTGCGTGGCGATGCCCGCGTGATCGGTGCCGGGGAGCCAGAGCGTGTTGAACCCGCTCATCCGCTTCCAGCGGATGAGCACGTCCTGCAGCGTGGCGGTGAGCGCGTGGCCGAGGTGCAGCGAGCCGGTCACGTTGGGCGGCGGCAGCACGATGGAGAACGGCGGGCGGGTGCGGTCGTGCTCGTCGCCGTGGAAGTAGCCGCGCTCCTGCCAGAAGGGATACCAGCGGGCCTCGACCTCGCGGTGCTCGTAGCCCTTGGCGAGCTCGGTGCGGTTCTCGTTCTCGATGGGATTCGGGTTCGACACGTCGTCTCCGGGCCTGCGCGGGCCGCGGCCGCCCGGCGATCGGGCGCGCGGCCTCGGCGCGGCATGCGTTGGGAACGGGCGGCGCCGCCGCGGCGGCTCAGCCCTGGCGCTGCTTGACGAGGCGGTCGAGGTTCTCGCGGATGATCGTCTCCGCGAGCTCGGGGACCACCTCCCAGACCACCCGCTCGATGACCTCGCGCGACGCCTTGCCGATGGCCTCGCGCAGCGCCGCCTCCCCGCCGTCCGCCGCGGCGGCCGCCGGCGCCGGCGCGTGGCCGGTGGAGGCGGCGGGGGGTACGAACGCGTGCATGGGCGCGAGCTCCGGCGCCTCGTCCGGCGCGCCGGGCAGCTCCACGGGCGCGGCGCGCGGGGCGTCCAGCTCGAGCGCGGGCGCCGGCCTCGCGGCGGCGGGCTCGCCGCCGAGGTCGAGGTCGCTCCAGTCGGTCTCGGGGGCGGGCGCCGGCGGCGGCGCGTTCACGGCGCGCTGCGGGCCGCCGGGCCCGACCTGCGGGCCCTGCACGCCGAAGCCGAACGGATCGCGGCGGGCGGCGGGGGCGGCCGGCTGCGGGATGGGCGTGGGCGCCGGGCGGGCGCCGGGAGGCGGCACGCCGGGGCCGGGGCGGAAGCCCGCCGGTGCGCCGGCCATGCCCGGGCGGGCGCCGGGGGGCGGACGGGCGCCGGGGTGCGGCATCGCGGCGCCGGGCGGACGCGCACCGGGCGGCATACCCGCCATGCCGGGCATGCCCGGGCGGGCGCCGGGAGGCATCCCGGGGGCGGGCGGACGCGCGCCGGGCGGCGGCGCCGCGCCGGGGCGGAAGCCGGCGGGCGCGCCGGGCATGCCGGGGCGGGCGCCGGGTGGCATGCCGGGCCGCATCTCGGGCATCGCCGGGCGGGCGCCGGGCGAAAAGCCAGCGCCGGGCGGGCGCGCGCCGGGGGGCGGCATCCCGGGGCCGGGCGCGAGCGGGCGGCCCGCGCCGGCCGGGACGGCGGAGAGCGGGCGGGCGCCGGGCGCCGCGGGGGCGGGCGGGCGCGCACCGGGGGGCGGCGCCAGCGGGGCGCGCTGCGAGGGCACCGGGGCCTGCGCGGCCGGCTGCGGCGCGGCGCCGGCCCCGCGGTACGGCGAGGGCGCGGCCACGGGCGGCTCGCCGAGGAGCTCGCGGACCTTGTTGATGAGCGTCTGGCTCTCGAAGGGCTTGGAGACGTGGCCGTCGGCGTGCGCGCCGCGGGCGCGGGCCTCGTCGAACGCCTCGAACGTCCCGGCGAGCAGCAGCACCGGGATGCCGCGCAGCGCCGGATCGGACTTCACCGCCTCGCACAGCTCGTAGCCGTTGCGCCGCGGCATCACCACGTCGGCCAGGATGACCGCGGGGCGGAGCTCGCGCGCCTTCGCGAGCGCGTCCTCCCCGTTGTCCACCGCGACGACCTGTACGTCCTCGTTCGCGAAGGTGATGCC from Anaeromyxobacter dehalogenans 2CP-C includes:
- a CDS encoding response regulator is translated as MPKTLLLADDSITIQKVVGITFANEDVQVVAVDNGEDALAKARELRPAVILADVVMPRRNGYELCEAVKSDPALRGIPVLLLAGTFEAFDEARARGAHADGHVSKPFESQTLINKVRELLGEPPVAAPSPYRGAGAAPQPAAQAPVPSQRAPLAPPPGARPPAPAAPGARPLSAVPAGAGRPLAPGPGMPPPGARPPGAGFSPGARPAMPEMRPGMPPGARPGMPGAPAGFRPGAAPPPGARPPAPGMPPGARPGMPGMAGMPPGARPPGAAMPHPGARPPPGARPGMAGAPAGFRPGPGVPPPGARPAPTPIPQPAAPAARRDPFGFGVQGPQVGPGGPQRAVNAPPPAPAPETDWSDLDLGGEPAAARPAPALELDAPRAAPVELPGAPDEAPELAPMHAFVPPAASTGHAPAPAAAAADGGEAALREAIGKASREVIERVVWEVVPELAETIIRENLDRLVKQRQG